A stretch of Armatimonadota bacterium DNA encodes these proteins:
- a CDS encoding ABC transporter permease → MLGILLVLGFNLLLTPDFFSIGIQDGRLFGSLIDILNRAVPVLLLAAGMTLVIATGGVDLSVGAVMAIGGAVAACVIARPEGSLITSLHLPQTMPAAVLAGLAAAVLCGLWNALLVGRFKIQPIVATLLLMVAGRGAAQLLTSGQIINFDNPSLIALGSGASLLVPNPVWIALGFVGLVILLVRRTALGLMVEATGSNETAARIAGVSTRQIIGFAYVACALGAGIAGVVAAADIKAADANASGLYLELDAILSVAIGGTSLAGGRFNLAGSILGALLMQALTTTINTRGVSADLTYVVKALVVVAVCLLQSPELRGKLKGARA, encoded by the coding sequence GTGCTCGGCATCCTGTTGGTGCTCGGATTCAATTTGCTCCTGACGCCCGATTTCTTCTCGATCGGCATCCAAGATGGGCGGCTCTTCGGCAGCCTGATCGACATCTTGAACCGCGCCGTGCCGGTGCTCCTTTTGGCGGCTGGAATGACGCTGGTCATCGCCACGGGCGGCGTGGACCTCTCGGTTGGGGCGGTCATGGCAATCGGAGGCGCGGTGGCCGCGTGCGTCATCGCCCGGCCCGAGGGGAGCCTGATCACCTCGCTCCATCTGCCCCAGACCATGCCTGCCGCTGTCTTGGCGGGACTGGCCGCGGCGGTGCTGTGCGGGCTATGGAACGCCTTGCTCGTGGGCCGATTCAAGATTCAGCCGATTGTGGCGACGCTGCTGCTCATGGTAGCGGGGCGAGGCGCAGCACAACTCCTGACCAGCGGACAGATCATCAACTTCGACAATCCCAGCCTGATCGCCCTGGGATCGGGCGCCAGCCTTCTGGTTCCCAATCCAGTTTGGATCGCGCTTGGATTCGTGGGCCTCGTCATTCTCTTGGTGCGCCGGACCGCCCTCGGACTGATGGTGGAAGCTACCGGAAGCAATGAGACCGCCGCACGGATCGCAGGCGTTTCGACCCGGCAGATCATCGGCTTTGCTTATGTGGCCTGCGCCCTTGGAGCGGGCATCGCGGGGGTCGTGGCAGCCGCAGACATCAAGGCCGCCGACGCCAACGCAAGCGGCCTCTATCTCGAGCTCGACGCCATCCTCTCAGTGGCTATCGGGGGCACGTCGCTGGCTGGGGGGCGATTCAACCTTGCCGGATCGATCCTGGGCGCGCTTCTGATGCAGGCCCTGACGACCACCATCAACACGCGCGGCGTCTCCGCCGACCTGACCTACGTCGTCAAGGCGCTTGTCGTGGTCGCGGTTTGCCTGCTTCAATCTCCAGAACTGCGGGGCAAGCTCAAGGGGGCGAGGGCCTGA
- the yjfF gene encoding sugar ABC transporter permease YjfF, whose product MRFDFRRNPVLATFAVCLLLYGVCAWQFPGFASVRVALDLISENAYLGVIAVGMTFVILTGGIDLSVGAMAGFAGILAAHLMERAHQSAVFACLVVLALGLALGVLQGLLVAKFKLAPFLVTLSGLFLCRGLALIVSNDAISIRDPMFKSWTDFAIRMPGDGKLPLVSLVFLAVLVTGILVARQSRFGRTVYALGGSAASAHLMGLPVRSTTVKVYALSGLCAALGGLLYSIALGSGNPISGVGMELDVIAAVVIGGTLLSGGYGSVFGTFLGVLILGIIQTAITFQGTLNSWWTKIFIGALLLAFILIQRTLESKGKLAEG is encoded by the coding sequence ATGCGGTTCGACTTTCGGCGCAACCCGGTGTTGGCCACGTTCGCCGTGTGCCTCCTTCTTTATGGGGTCTGCGCGTGGCAGTTCCCTGGGTTCGCTTCGGTTCGGGTCGCGCTGGACCTGATCTCGGAAAATGCCTACCTCGGCGTGATCGCGGTCGGAATGACGTTTGTGATCCTGACCGGCGGGATCGACCTGAGCGTAGGAGCGATGGCGGGCTTCGCGGGCATCCTGGCGGCCCACCTGATGGAGCGCGCCCACCAGTCGGCGGTCTTTGCTTGCCTGGTGGTACTGGCGCTCGGTCTCGCGCTCGGAGTGTTGCAGGGGTTGCTGGTCGCCAAGTTCAAGCTGGCGCCGTTTCTGGTCACGCTTTCCGGATTGTTCCTCTGCCGGGGCCTAGCGCTGATCGTGAGCAACGACGCCATCAGCATCCGCGACCCTATGTTCAAGTCTTGGACCGATTTCGCGATCCGAATGCCAGGCGACGGCAAGCTCCCACTGGTGAGTTTGGTGTTTCTCGCCGTGCTCGTTACCGGCATCCTGGTGGCGCGGCAATCGCGGTTTGGGCGGACTGTGTATGCCCTGGGCGGCAGCGCGGCCTCGGCGCATTTGATGGGGCTGCCGGTGCGCTCCACCACTGTGAAGGTCTATGCCCTATCGGGCCTCTGTGCGGCGCTGGGAGGGCTGCTGTATTCGATCGCCCTCGGCAGCGGAAACCCGATTTCGGGCGTCGGGATGGAGCTCGACGTCATCGCGGCGGTGGTCATCGGCGGCACCCTTCTGAGCGGTGGTTATGGCTCGGTGTTCGGCACGTTCCTGGGAGTCTTGATCCTCGGGATCATCCAGACCGCCATCACCTTTCAGGGCACGCTCAACTCTTGGTGGACCAAGATCTTCATCGGCGCACTGCTGC